The genomic interval GCTGCGGAGGCCGTAGCCGGGTTCCAGGGTCACGAAGGTCTCGTCCGCTGCTTCTGCGAGGCGGATGCGCTTGCGGGTGGCCAGGCGGTGGTCGGCCGGGACGACGAGGCGGAGTTTCTGTACGTCGAGGCGGTGGGCCACGACGTCGGGGGCGTCGAGGGTCGGGGAGGTCAGGAGGCAGAGGTCCAGTTCGCCGGCGCGTAGCCGTTCCAGCATGGCCTCGCCGTAGTTCTGGACGAGGCTGAAGCGGACGCGGGGGTGGTCGGCGCGGAAGGCGCGGATGAGGCCGGGGACGGTTTCGGAACCGAGGGTGTGGAGGAAGCCGAAGGCGACCTTGCCGGTGGCGGGGTCGGCGTCGGCGCGGACCTCGTCGGCGGCCTTCTCGATCTCGGCGAGGGCACGCTCGACGGAGGTGAGGAAGGTGCGGCCGGCGGGGGTCAACGACACCGTGCGGCCTCTGCGGGCGAACAGGTCGACGCCCAGGTCCTGTTCGAGGCGGACCATCGCCCGCGACAGGGTGGACTGCGGGACCCGCATCTCCTGCGCGGCCCGGGTGACGTGTTCGGTGCGGGCCACGCCGGCGAAGTACGCGAGGCGGGGCGCGAGCAGCGCGACGATGTCTTCTGTGTCACCGGACGGTGACAGGCGAGCCTGTGAGCTGTACTGATGCACCATGGGAACGATTATGGCGTTTCCGTGCATTGGACGGATCAGCGGGCGTCTACGTAACTTCGAAGCATGCCTTCCGCCGATACCGGGGCGTCCACGATCGTGGCCGCCGCGAGCCCTGTCCCCACCTCCGACTCCGACTCCGACTCACGGCTGACGCCGGGTGGTCCCGGCTATCGCCGGATGAGCTTCGCGCTGTTCCTCGCGGGCGTGGCGACCTTCGCGCTCCTCTACTCCACGCAAGCGCTGCTGCCGCTGATCTCCTCGGGTTTCTCGGTGTCGGCGAGCGCGGCGAGCTGGACGGTGGCGGCGGCGACGGGCGGGCTCGCGTTGTTCGTCCTGCCGATGAGCGCGCTGTCGGAACGTTTTGGACGTCGTACGGTCATGACGGCGTCGTTGGTGGTCGCGGTGAGCCTCGGGGTGCTGGTGCCGTTCGCGCCGTCGCTGGGCGCGCTGGTGGCGTTGCGGTTCCTCCAGGGGGCCGCGCTGGCCGGGCTGCCCGCGTCGGCGACGGCGTATCTGGCGGAGGAGGTCCGGCCGAAGGCGCTGGTCACGGCGATCGGCCTGTTCGTAGCGGGCAACAGTGTCGGCGGGATGAGCGGCCGGGTCATCACCGGGTGGGTCGCGCAGGAGTGGGGCTGGCGGGTCGCGGTGGCGGTGATCGGTGTGATCGCGGTCGGCTGCGCGGTCGCCTTCCGCCTCCTGCTCCCCGCCCCTCAGCACTTCACGCCGGGTTCGTTGCGCCCGCGCGTGCTGGCCCGCACGGTCCGCGACCACCTCGCGAACCCGCTGCTGTGCCGGCTGTACGCGATCGGCGCCCTGTTCATGACGGTCTTCGGCGGCGTCTACACGGTCATCGGCTACCGCCTCACCGAGGCCCCCTTCTCCCTCCCCCAGGGCCTCATCGGCTCGATCTTCCTCGTGTACCTGGTGGGGACGGTATCGGCGTCCACGGCAGGCCGGTTGGTGGGTCGGCTGGGGCGCCGGGGTGCCTTGTACCTGGCGGGCGGTACGACAGCGACGGGTCTGCTGGTCTCCCTCGCCGACTCACTCCCCCTCGTACTGCTCGGCCTGGTCCTCATCACGGCCGGCTTCTTCGCGGGGCACGCGGTCGCCTCCTCGGCGGTCAGCAAAACGGCCACGACCGGGCGCGCGCAGGCGTCGGCCCTTTACCAGTCCGCCTACTACATCGGTTCCAGCACCGGCAGCACGGTCGGCGCGATGGCGTTCCACGCGGGGGGTTGGGCCGGGACGGTGGGGGTCGGGGTGCTGGCGGTGGCCGGGGTTGTGACGATCACGGTGTTGGGGTCGCGGGCGGCTCGGGTGGAGCGGCGGGGGGTTGGGGCGGCGGCTGCATGAGGGTGGTTGAGGCGGGGCCTGAACTGAAGGGGCTGGCCTGGAGGGGCTGAGGCGGTGTCTGGCCCGAGGGGGCTGGGGGCAGGGGCCTGGTCGGAGGCGGCTGGGAGCAGGGGCCCGGTCCGAGGCGGCTGGGAGCAGGGGCCCGGTCCGAGGCGGCTGGGAGCAGGGGCCCGGTCGGAGAGGGCGGGAGGCGAGGGCTTGGCCCACGGCGGCTGGGGGCGCGGGCCTGACCCGAGAGGGCTGGAGACGGCGGCCTGGCCTGGAGGGGCCGAGGCGGGGCCTGGCCTGGAGGGCTGGGGGGCGGGGGCTTGGCCCGAGAGGGCTGGAGACAGCGGCCTGGCCTGGAGGGGCCGAGGCGGGGCTTGGCCCGGGAGGGCTGGGGGTGGGGGCTTGGCCCGGGAGGGCGGGAGGCGGGGGCTTGGGGGCTGTCGTATCGGGGCGCTTTCCAGTTCGGGGTTCGAGTGCGGGCAGCGAGATCCAGCGCAGGGCGGCGATCCAGTACGGGCAGCCAGGGCCAGCGCGGGCCAGCTTGCAGACGGGCGCCGAGGTCTAGCACCCGGCGGCTACCAAGTGCAGGCACCGACATCCAGCGCCGGTCGGCTGGCCGATGCAGGCCGTCAACATCCAACGCCGGGCGGCGACCCAATACGGGCGACCAGTACCAGCCCACGGCGGCTACCCGGTACAGGCGTCGGCAGCCAGCGCAGGGCGGCCGCCCAGTACGGGCGGCGAGATCCAGCGCAGGTCGGCAATCCAGTACAGGGTGCGGAAATTCAGCCCGTCCGGCGTTTGAGGACGAGGCCCTTTCGGGGCCGATGGGGGTCTGGGGGCGTAGCCCCCAGGGACGCCCGCATCAATACCGGGTGACCTGTAATCGCGTTGACCTGCACGTTCGTTCACTCCTCGCGCCATTGTCAGTGGGCTGCGCTACGTTTCGGGGTAAGGGAAGAACGGCCACAGGGGTGGGTGGACGAGACCATGAGTGACAGCGTTGTGACTACGACGGACGACCTCGATGTCAGGCTGGAGAAGCACCGCGTCGAGCTGACCGGGTACTGCTATCGGATGCTCGGCTCCTCCTTCGAGGCCGAGGACGCCGTGCAGGACACGATGGTCCGCGCCTGGCGGAACTACGAGAAGTTCGAGGGGCGGTCGAGTCTGCGGTCCTGGTTGTACCGGATCGCGACCAACGTCTGCCTGGACATGCTGTCCGCCGGCAACAAGCGGGCACGGCCCGTCGATCTCAGCGACTCCACCCCCCTCGCGCAGGCCGCGCTGTCGCCCCGCGCGGACAACACCTGGCTGGAGCCGATGCCGGACGCGCGCGTGCTGCCGGCCGTCGCAGACCCCGCGGAGGCTGCCGTGGCCAAGGAGTCCGTACGGCTCGCGTTCATGGCCGCCCTACAGCAACTCCCGCCCAAACAACGGGCGGTGCTGATCCTGCGCGAGGTGCTCGCCTGGCGTGCGAACGAGGTGGCCGAGCTGCTCGACACCTCGGTCGCGTCGGTCAACAGCGCGTTGCAGCGGGCCCGGGCGACCCTCGCCGAGCGGGACGACAAAGCGGCCGACGCCGCCGTGTCGGACCCGCTGGACGAGGAGCAGCGCAAGCTTCTTGAGCGGTACGTCGCCGCCTTCGAGGGCTACGACATGGCCGCGCTCACCGCGCTGCTGCACGAGGACGCCATCATGACGATGCCGCCGTTCGACCTGTGGCTCACCGGCCACGACGACATCACGGGCTTCATGACGACGATCGGTTCCGCCTGCGAGGGCTCACGCCTGATCCCGGTCCAGGTGAACGGTCTGCCGGGCTTCGCCCAGTACAAGCCGGACCCCGAGACGGGTGGTTACGCGCCCTGGGCGGTCCAGATCCTGGAGATCTCAGACGGCGGGCTCACCGGGTTCCACTTCTTCCTGGACACGAAGCGCTGGTTCCCGCTGTTCGACCTGCCCCTCCATCTCGACGCGGAGTCCGACGAGGTCGAGGAGGGCGCGTAGGGCGGGGGCGGGGTCGCGGAGTCTGATCCGGCCACCGGCCCGGCGGGCGGTCAGTGCGAGGCGGGCCAGGAGGTCGACGGTACTGAGCCCCGGCGGTCCTGGTCCCACGACCTCGATCTCGACCAGGACCGCTCCGGTACCGGCCGTCGCCTCCAGCAGTGCCCGTAGCTCGGCGCACAGCCCCGCCACCTCGTCACGGGTGACGGGGCGGGCCGGCACGAGTACAGCGGGTGTCTTGGCGTCCACGATCGGTAGACCGGGTGGGCGGTCGTAACTCATCGGGGGCGACCGCCTAGATTTGCTGTATGCCCCACGGATCAGCCCCGCCCTGGATACCCGACGCCCTCCCGCGCGCCGGCGTCGGTGCCGAGGGGGTGTCGTGCAGGGGGTGCTGACCGGGTTCGCGGTGATCGGTGTGGTCATCGCGGTCGGCTATCTGATCGGCCTGCGCGGTTCCCTCGGCGAACACGGGCGGGACGTCCTGACCAAGCTGGCCTTCAACATCGCGTCCCCGGCACTGCTGTTCACGACCCTCGCGCGGGCCGACCTGTCGGTGATCTTCTCCAGCGGGCTGCTCGTGACGGTGCTGAGCACGGCGGCGGTGGCGGGGGTGTTCGTGGTGGCGGGGGTCGTACGGGGCTGGGGTGTCGGCCGTACGACGATCGGGGCTCTGTGTTCGAGCTACGTCAACTCCGGCAACCTCGGGATTCCGATCTCGGTGTACGTCCTCGGCAATGCGTCGCTGGTGGCGCCGGTGATGTTGTTCCAGCTCGTGGTGGTGAGCCCGCTCGCGTTGACGGTCCTCGATCTGTCGGGGGCGGGTGAGAAGGGGCCGTTGTGGCTACGGCTGCTCACGCCGCTGCGGAATCCGGTTGCGGTGGGGTCGCTTGCGGGGGTTGCGGTTGCGGCGAGCCGGGTTCATGTGCCGGACCCGGTGATGGAACCTCTCACGCTGATCGGGAACATGGCTGTGCCGGCGGTTCTGATCGGGTTCGGGATTTCGTTGCGGGGCAGCAAGATGCCGGGGCGGGGAGCGGATCGTCAACCGGTGTTGTTGTCGGTCGGGTTGAAGGTCGTGGGGCAGCCGGTGATTGCGTGGGCGTTGGCGGTGGGGGTGTTCGGCATTCACGGGGCTGCGTTGCTCGACGTGGTGGTGACCTCGGCGCTGCCTGCCGCGCAGAACCTGTACACGTACGCGAGCCGGTATCGGGTGGGTGAGGGGTTGGCTCGGGACTCGATCCTGCTGTCGACGGTGTTGTCGGTGCCGGTGTTGGTGGGGATTGCCGCGCTGCTCGGGTAGGTGCGGTTGTTGTTTGTCCGCGGGTGCGCTGTGGCTGGTCGCGCAGTTCCCCGCGCCCCTAAAAGAACCAGGTGACCGGAGTCCCAAAGACCAGCCCGCCCCCGCGCCCCAGAAACCGGAAGGGACCGGGATCCGAAAGCTCAGCCCCTTCCGCGCGCCCCTGAAAAGCCGTAAGGGGACTGGGACTTGCAAGCCCCGACCCCCTTCCCCCCAGGCAGAGCGAAAGGGGCCGGAACCCTCGAAGTCCCAGCCCCTCCACCGTGACGAACCGCCAATCACCGATCAGGCGATGCGCTCCAGCACCACCGGCGAAGCCGTGAACGTAGCCCCCGCCGCGCCGATGTCGTAGGAACCCTTCACCGCCTCCAGGGCGTATTCGAAGCGCTCGGGCGTGTCCGTGTGCAGGGTCAGCAGGGGCTGACCCGCTGTCACCACGTCTCCCGGCTTGGCGTGCATCTCCACTCCCGCGCCCGCCTGCACCGGGTCCTCCTTGCGGGCGCGGCCCGCGCCGAGGCGCCACGCGGCGATGCCGATGTCGTAGGCGTCGAGGCGGGTCAGGACTCCCGACGTCGAAGCCGTCACCACATGCTGCTCACGCGCCACCGGCAGCTCCGCGTCCGGGTCGCCGCCCTGTGCCGCGATCATCCGGCGCCAGACGTCCATCGCGGAACCGTCGGCCAGGGCCTTAGCCGGGTCGGCGTCCTTCACTCCGGCCGCGTCGAGCATCTCCCGGGCCAGCGCGATGGTCAGCTCGACCACGTCCGAGGGACCGCCGCCCGCCAACACCTCGACGGATTCCCGTACTTCGAGGGCGTTGCCGGCCGTCAGACCCAGCGGGGTCGACATGTCCGTCAGGAGCGCTACCGTCCGAACGCCGTGGTCCGTGCCCAACCCCACCATCGTGGACGCCAGTTCACGCGCGTCCTCGATCGTCTTCATGAACGCGCCCGTGCCGACCTTCACGTCCAGGACCAGGGAGCCCGTGCCCTCGGCGATCTTCTTCGACATGATCGAGGAGGCGATGAGGGGGATCGCCTCCACCGTGCCCGTCACGTCCCGGAGTGCGTACAGCTTCTTGTCCGCCGGGGCCAGGCCGTCGCCCGCCGCGCAGATCACCGCGCCCGTGGTCTCCAGGACCGACAGCATCTCCTCGTTGGAGAGCAGGGCGCGCCAGCCGGGGATCGACTCCAGCTTGTCGAGGGTACCGCCGGTGTGGCCGAGGCCTCGGCCGGAGAGCTGGGGGACGGCCGCGCCGCAGGCCGCGACCAGCGGGGCCAGGGGGAGCGTGATCTTGTCGCCGACGCCGCCCGTCGAGTGCTTGTCTGCCGTCGGGCGGGAGAGGGACGAGAAGTCCATGCGCTCGCCGGAGGCGATCATCGCGGCGGTCCAGGTGGCGATCTCGCGGCGGTTCATGCCGTTGAGGAGGATCGCCATGTTGAGGGCGGCCATCTGGTAGTCGGCCACATCTCCGCGGGTGTACGCGTCGATGACCCAGTCGATCTGCTCGTCGCTCAGTTCACCGCGGTCC from Streptomyces sp. NBC_01288 carries:
- a CDS encoding AEC family transporter, translating into MQGVLTGFAVIGVVIAVGYLIGLRGSLGEHGRDVLTKLAFNIASPALLFTTLARADLSVIFSSGLLVTVLSTAAVAGVFVVAGVVRGWGVGRTTIGALCSSYVNSGNLGIPISVYVLGNASLVAPVMLFQLVVVSPLALTVLDLSGAGEKGPLWLRLLTPLRNPVAVGSLAGVAVAASRVHVPDPVMEPLTLIGNMAVPAVLIGFGISLRGSKMPGRGADRQPVLLSVGLKVVGQPVIAWALAVGVFGIHGAALLDVVVTSALPAAQNLYTYASRYRVGEGLARDSILLSTVLSVPVLVGIAALLG
- a CDS encoding STAS domain-containing protein, whose product is MSYDRPPGLPIVDAKTPAVLVPARPVTRDEVAGLCAELRALLEATAGTGAVLVEIEVVGPGPPGLSTVDLLARLALTARRAGGRIRLRDPAPALRALLDLVGLRVEMEGQVEQREPALRVQEEVEPGEPAV
- a CDS encoding thymidine phosphorylase; the protein is MAQVSMDAISVIRTKRDRGELSDEQIDWVIDAYTRGDVADYQMAALNMAILLNGMNRREIATWTAAMIASGERMDFSSLSRPTADKHSTGGVGDKITLPLAPLVAACGAAVPQLSGRGLGHTGGTLDKLESIPGWRALLSNEEMLSVLETTGAVICAAGDGLAPADKKLYALRDVTGTVEAIPLIASSIMSKKIAEGTGSLVLDVKVGTGAFMKTIEDARELASTMVGLGTDHGVRTVALLTDMSTPLGLTAGNALEVRESVEVLAGGGPSDVVELTIALAREMLDAAGVKDADPAKALADGSAMDVWRRMIAAQGGDPDAELPVAREQHVVTASTSGVLTRLDAYDIGIAAWRLGAGRARKEDPVQAGAGVEMHAKPGDVVTAGQPLLTLHTDTPERFEYALEAVKGSYDIGAAGATFTASPVVLERIA
- a CDS encoding MFS transporter; its protein translation is MPSADTGASTIVAAASPVPTSDSDSDSRLTPGGPGYRRMSFALFLAGVATFALLYSTQALLPLISSGFSVSASAASWTVAAATGGLALFVLPMSALSERFGRRTVMTASLVVAVSLGVLVPFAPSLGALVALRFLQGAALAGLPASATAYLAEEVRPKALVTAIGLFVAGNSVGGMSGRVITGWVAQEWGWRVAVAVIGVIAVGCAVAFRLLLPAPQHFTPGSLRPRVLARTVRDHLANPLLCRLYAIGALFMTVFGGVYTVIGYRLTEAPFSLPQGLIGSIFLVYLVGTVSASTAGRLVGRLGRRGALYLAGGTTATGLLVSLADSLPLVLLGLVLITAGFFAGHAVASSAVSKTATTGRAQASALYQSAYYIGSSTGSTVGAMAFHAGGWAGTVGVGVLAVAGVVTITVLGSRAARVERRGVGAAAA
- a CDS encoding sigma-70 family RNA polymerase sigma factor, producing MSDSVVTTTDDLDVRLEKHRVELTGYCYRMLGSSFEAEDAVQDTMVRAWRNYEKFEGRSSLRSWLYRIATNVCLDMLSAGNKRARPVDLSDSTPLAQAALSPRADNTWLEPMPDARVLPAVADPAEAAVAKESVRLAFMAALQQLPPKQRAVLILREVLAWRANEVAELLDTSVASVNSALQRARATLAERDDKAADAAVSDPLDEEQRKLLERYVAAFEGYDMAALTALLHEDAIMTMPPFDLWLTGHDDITGFMTTIGSACEGSRLIPVQVNGLPGFAQYKPDPETGGYAPWAVQILEISDGGLTGFHFFLDTKRWFPLFDLPLHLDAESDEVEEGA
- a CDS encoding LysR family transcriptional regulator, which codes for MVHQYSSQARLSPSGDTEDIVALLAPRLAYFAGVARTEHVTRAAQEMRVPQSTLSRAMVRLEQDLGVDLFARRGRTVSLTPAGRTFLTSVERALAEIEKAADEVRADADPATGKVAFGFLHTLGSETVPGLIRAFRADHPRVRFSLVQNYGEAMLERLRAGELDLCLLTSPTLDAPDVVAHRLDVQKLRLVVPADHRLATRKRIRLAEAADETFVTLEPGYGLRSITDAVCKEAGFRPKIAFEGEEAETLRGLVAAGLGVALLPPPAVPRPGVAELTVTAPRAVREIGVAWLDGHPDTPPVAAFKQFLLSRRGNLLPT